One Primulina eburnea isolate SZY01 chromosome 4, ASM2296580v1, whole genome shotgun sequence genomic window, GATCATGCATTAACTCAGCTGATGATTTGCTCACATCAATTGATTCCAAACTGACATGGCCTTTTCTTGTGCAGACATGTAACAAACATGACCTAAACCGAGATATTAGAAAGTCAATATGTGCAACAGAGTCGCACACTGTGAAGTGTGAACGCAACaaggaaaaaaaatgaaaccCTCAAGTAAACAAGTAACAGCATTGCCACTACATATCAAGTCCCTTCGAAAAATTTAGCTCAATTTCCACAACGGAAAAGGTTAATCTATTGACTGTCAGCTAAACCATGTCTTAGCATTGCATTCTATTATGGGTCATTTAAATGATTATAATGCAACCTAATTTCCACAGGCTTTCACATGGCAATGACGGTCTACATTATATGCTCCTCTTCCGGGTCGAAGAAAGAAGCCAAAACTgctagttatatatatatatatatatatatatatatatatatatatatatatatatatatatatatattaacatcaattGCCGAGTTCCCACCAAAAAAAATGCTACACAAATCATCTTTGAGAAACATAAGGTGCATCTAGATAAATTTAAAACAAGAAAACAGAAAAATGAAAAAAGGCGTGAAAATATGATGCCTGGATGATGACTCTGATCGGTGTTTTTTGAACAAATGCAATCCCGTGATGATATCTTCCTGCAGACTGGTTGCAGTTCCATATAAACTTGGAATGTGAGCACGAAGATTCCCATTAATTGCGCTAATAATCTCGATCTGTGGAATGAACTATCATCACCAACATGTCTTCCAGGGTTTACTAAAAGTAACAAAGAggtttataatatttgatattacaaaacaagATAAGGACTTACAGAACCACATTTTCTTGCAATACCGAGCAGCTGCCATGTTACATATTTCCATGCAATACACCCAACAATGTGTCAAACcacaataaacaaaacattttGCTTAAAACAAGATTATTGTAATTCAAAAAACACAGCAACTGAAGAGCAGGATATGGACCTTCAACAAGGTCTTATCATATATCTTAAAAATGCCACATTTATTAGTTATTACAGTATCACTATCTATATTTTTCCGTGCATTGACAGAGTATGAGGAACATCCGAGTCCCGAGATCCCTCACACCAAAGATACACCCAACGAAAAGTTTTCGGCATTGCAAGCCTTGCGGAAGATTCAACATATTTGATGGATATATCATAATGTGGTAGTGGTTCAAGAAGTATATATGATGTCATCGTATTTGTAAGTCCAAGAACTTTTACAGTCTTCTCAAGCTTTTTATTACCAAGTACCATGGAGCAATAATGGAATCCATTCCAAAATGCACATAGATGAAGTTCCGACTAATCCCTCAACTCTGTCCAACTGATGGAATATTAAATTAATGCTCAACTCAATTCACAAGGGTTTGTTCTACCTACGCCCGTGGAGAACCCCATGGGTCTTCATTGCATGGAATCGACACGTGTCATCTCAATGGTTTTGGGACATATGGGTAGGGTCGAACAAACCATTCACAAGAGCTACATAATGCCCTTACAATTAAACCTTACCTCGATGACAAATTTATAGTAACAAGATAACTGCAGCCACAATTATAATGAAATATTATTAGCTAGAAAATTTTGCAAGCCTTccaatattaaaaattataaatcttAATGGACTTATCTCATCACTAAAAGCTCATAACAAGACCACAAATCATGTCACTAAGATATACATCCAACATACGTACCGGGTCAGACTCTCTGTCCAGAATCGAAGCAGAAAGCACGCATTTAGATGAATCCGGGTCTCCCCAACGCTCCACCATCTTGACAGCACCACCATTCTCCCTTTTACTCGCCTCAATAACTGTTGGAAAATATATTCGCAAAACAGGGAAAGCTTTTACATGGTACATCATGATTCTACTTTcgagaaaaataaatataaaaatccaTTCTTTTAACCTTTGACAAGGCCAAGAACGTCGAAGGTTAAGGCTCGAAGTGGAGGGCAGCCGGGGCTCTCCACCGTCGTCGTCCGTGGCATATTCCACTGTATGGAACACGCAGCTCCGACCGGAAATAAGTAAGTATTATTGTCTTTGTTTGTGTCCTATCCGTCGAGGAGGAGAGGAGAGGAGGGCGGTGGCGGCGGAGGCAATGCTGAAGCCTTGGGCTCTTGCCTGTTTACATAACCCACAGTGATATTATTTGttgatattaataaataattaatttgttaattgaAAGAAAacaatgtattattttaatttaaatgaaaaaaataaaatcttgaatataaaattgaaataatatattaatataaatatttcatatatttgtttatgtgctcaaatatcatatatcagtATCTGATATGAAAACATTTACACTGaaacatcatatattaatattttttatttcttttcatcGAGCAGgatcatgtatatacacaaAGTTGTATAAATACATAGTCTCAATTATGATATGACTACGGATGTTTCAACTACAGTTTAATTTGATTTTAGCTAAAAAATAGAACCAACCATATTTTATTGGTTTTATAAAACTTAAAATCAAACAAAATcatggattttttttataattaaaccattaatttttgttttgtttggttTGATTTGGCCTGGTTTGGATGAAtacttcaaaatttaaatttcatagTGATTAATGTATGAGATATggtaatttgaaataatttagCAACATGGTTGATAGAAATTGAGTTAATACATTATTTGATTGTGGAGTATAATGAATATgagtaaaaatcatatattgaaTACTCATGCAAATTACAGAATTTTAtaacatataaaaaaattaaacttttaATGTTGTAAATATGTATATCTGAGctaaaatatgaaataaataaattttcaatATAATTGGATTGTTACAAAATCCACTAATAAATATAacctaaaaatcaaataaaatatttttatatacaagaaaaatcaaaatttatcgCGTAGTTTGTTATATTAATGCATTCAGTTTTGATcattttaatttgatttatttttttaatctaaGACTTAAAacaatctaattttcaagatttagtTGATTTTAAAACTAATCCAAACCATAATTCAACAGTTTGGTTTGGTTTTACACTTTGGATCGGTATGGCAAAAGTTTATGAACGCTTCTATATGTGACAATGTTTaaaaaatggcaaaaacttgtgtgagacggtctcacgagtcgtatttgtgagacagatctcttatttgagtcacacATGaagaaagtattactttttatgctaagagtattactttttagtgtgaatatgggtagggttgacccgtctcacagattatgatccgtgagacggtctcacatgagactcactcttaaaaaaataaataaattatatgtgTTGAAAATAAAGAATTGGAAttattgaatgttgaaaataagtgtgtgatgatatatgtaatgatgtatttatttttgaattattttcaaaaaaaattctataaatagttCTTtcagtttgtgaagaagaaCACAATTGAGtggagaattttttttataaaaacgtgtagtttaataatattttgtgagtttgaaatttttactttatACCGCAAATTTTACTTTTAACATATGTCAAATAATCTCGATGATACCTATataattagaaataataaagcAAACATATCACGTgtataaaatagtaaaatactACAAGTATGTGACATATTATTAGGTTTAATAGTTCATTATTATAAAATCTGAATAGAAGAAATGAATATCTCAGCAATGCAGTTACTCAAAAAAGGAcaaataaaacttaaaaattatataaacagCTCACCATGAAATTCAAGtcagtttaattaatttactaCAATAGATATTGATATCTCTTAATACACAATGTGTTGTTGTTCATAACATATTAAATATCAATGTAaagtataattttaaaaaatatataaagttcTTGTACAAAGTCGATTGATGTTGGAATTTTTTcattgtattttatttatttttataaaataaagatATTATAGAGATATATATGTCATGCAGcagacaattttttttatttaaataaataaataaattcgtcTTATATAAAAAAAGAAACTGACGAGGAAATGTAGTTTAGACAGGAAAGTGCAAGTCAATTTGCCCAGACAACTAATCAATCCTTTGGCTACGTGACTGTCTCCGAAAAAATGCCCATATATATTCTAAGTTATGCGTGCAGCTGTTTACTATTCGTGCACAAATATCTCAAGCATGCAATGTCTGCATAAATAGTGCAAATACACCATCTATCTATGCACATAAAAAGCACAACAAATAGTGCAAATACACTATCTATGCACAGAAAAAGCACAAAAGTCCCCCAACATAGCATCTCCAAACATATAGCGTGCACTAGGTCATTCTTAAATATAAATTGATGATCACGGTGCTGAAAAAACAAAATGATAATTCAGACAGTGAAATGTCTGATAACCAATTCTAGAAGTGAATTTCATCAGTAATAAATAGTTACTTGtataaaggaaaaatagaaaGACATTTGGTCAACCAAAAAATATTCTATACATATTGAATATGGTAAATCTTTTATCTGAGAAGTTATTTTTTGATTTGTGGCTGAATTTTTTTCTTCTAACAGTAAGTATAAACTATATGATTGAGAAAATGGAAAAtggaaaatgaaaaatgaaaaatggaaGGAAGACCAAAGCCTGTCCAACTTCAAGATCACTCAACTTCCCCAGCCACCTTCCTCATTTTGTTCTTTCTAGAGTATGTAATTATAGGCTTGTCTTTCCCAATACTTCCCCTCTCCGCTGCTGATTCTGTCAATTTCACTGGACATCGGGCTATTTTTCCTGCCTCTGCTTCCTCGGCTTCTGTGACCACCTTGAGAAGTTCCAGAGGGAGAGCAGCAGGATCCAGCTCATAGCAACCAGATGGGGAGTTTTCAGATTCTTTCCCATTCAGGGTGTGGTGAGGCACCTGATGAGAGAATCGAAAGATCTCCTCTCTTGGAATTGTCAGGATCTCCGTTTGATCCAAATGCTGGCAAAACACAGACGTGAAGCCAGCCACTTTAACTAGAGGAACAACAACAACACCTCTATGTTCGATGTAATCTTCAAGAATCATCACCATATCATATTTATGCACTGTTTCATCAGCAGTTAGCACATCCCAATCCGGAGACCAGTTAGTGTACAGTGCCCAAATATCACCTTTTGTTGGAAAGACCTGAATTGCTCCCCTTGCCCCCTTTCTCCACTTGACTGGATGGGAAAAAGAAGTCAAACTAGTGCTGAATTCATATTTGCCAACCCTGAAATACCCAATAGTCTTGGTAAAGCCAGAACCTATCCAGTCAAGGGATCCAAATTCAGATGTCGTTTTGGAATTAAGCCAGCTGATTTGCAACTTAAATGGCTTTGCAGATATCACTTGGTGGACCACAGCATAGTAACGAGGCAtgccatcatcatcatcataggCTGCCCATACTTGGTTTCCACGGAAAGACTCCTCCGTACGGCACTGGTCGAAATTGTAGAAATCAGCATCAGGCACAGTCATTGATACAGTTTGCACGGGATTCGCACGCACATCATCATTGTTATTCAAAGCAGAGGACCCTTGAGCATGTGATACATTATTCATGAGCAGGCGATCTATGCTCTGATCTGCCTTCTGATCACTAATCAAACCTTCATGCAAAATACTCATTGAATTTTTAATCTTAGGTTTCTTCACAGGGGCAGATTTTGATTCGGCAATCTTCCATTCATTAAGTTTGCAAAGGATTTCTGACTTAGCCCTTGCCATCAGCATATCACGAATCTCCATCTGAGACAAATCCCTTACCCTTCGTGGCTTGTCACAGCCAGAAGAAACAGCTTTCCCAGCTCCAACACTTCCCTTCAGATTTTCTGAAGTCCTCTTCAGTCTTGATTTGCTCTCGCTATTCACCTGTCTGGGACATTTACAGTTCAAACCATCCGTGTGTCTCCTATTGTTTAGCTTCTCTTCCCTTCGACCACTAGAACTAGCATTAGAATCTCTCGATGGTTCAACATTTTCTCGGTCAATGACATTCTTGCACAGAGTTCTATCACCCATAGAAGAAGTCACGTCCTTTTCAGGCCTTCTGTTGAGAGTTGGACCAGATGGTTCAAttcttatattatttaaattctcTCTCTTAACAGCTGGGATATCAATGGAACCATTTGACGCTACAAAGTTACCTTTCTGCTGATGGGGAAAGAGCCAAGGGCATGAACTGCGGCCTTTTACAGTTGGAGCTGGCATTTCTGTTGCCAAAAAAGGCTGCCGACATTGTGGACACAGAAGTTTTTGATTCAGAAAATTCTTATGGTACTGGTACTGAACCCTGCACATGTTGCATGCAGTCCAAAATGTTTCAGAAGTCAAAGAATGATGACTGGAACCTGATAAGGTATTTCTGGCAGGAGTATAATTACGATGCTTTGGATTAGGAGTAGGAAAGTACTGGGGGGAAATGGTGGTTGCAGAACTGTTCTGATAATTAGGAGATGAGTGGAGATTGCTGCACGATGCATATTGATAATGAGTCACTGGATTTGGATTCAGCAGGCTGAGTTGAGGGTGTGTGTGATGGCTGCTGGTTCCAGGTCTTGGATTAGGGTGTTGGCATGGAGCAGCATAATATTGTGACCAATCAGCATTTTGGCGTCTAGGAATACATGCACCAGTAAAGGCTATCGGATGACTTTGATGACTCGGAGGGGAAGAACACTGTGAACCAAAACTGGCTGTCTGACTTCTCGGGTTCTGTTGAATGGTACTAAATTGTTGACTAGTTGTTGAAGTCCTTGGCCGAGTTGATAAGTGCAAGGGATTGGTGTCCAAAACTGCACACCTTGCACTTGATGATGTCGGGCTGACGCTAATATTGTGCAATCCATTTCCCCATTGACTTGGAGCTCCTAAATTCATCTTCAAATCATATGCCGATTTCTTTTCCTCATTCGACAGAACATCCCATACTTGCGAAAGTATTTTGAATGCTCCCTCTGCCCCAACTGACTTGTTCTTATCTGGGTGAATGGTGAAAGCCATTTTCTTGTACTGTGTTTTCAACACTTCTCTTTCAGAAAAAGGATCCACACCAAGAATTCTATAGCAATCCATTTCCCCATTTACTTTCTCTTCAAATGCATCGTAAATGTCAATGACCTCCAAGAACTGGGAAAGACCATCAAGCTCAGAGTACATGCTTTGGGCCTGTAAAGCAAATTTCTTGGCTCCTTTGATATCCCTCTCTAACAATTTCTTCTCTGCGATTTCTTTTGCCCGGATAGCTTCATCTCTGCTATACTCCATTTTTGTAAGTCTTCAGGCCCActaataacaaaaataaatcgGAATTAGAACATCAAATAGACATATTGGTGCAAAAAATCTAGAAATTTTACAAAGAATCAgtgtacaaaataaaaaaaatatttccaacACCATGTAGGTTTCAAAAGCCTAAAATTAAAAGTATCCTACAAAAGTTACTTAAATCACAGATCAATTAGTCAATCGATATAAAGTGGCAATTTCTGTGCTGACGGAAATTCATTTCGCGAACCAATTATCTGTACCTTTTATGCTGTGCGAAATATGTGCAAATTGTTGTAAAAAATTGCTAATCAATGCAATTTAATCCGTGCAATTAAAACTCGCTTTCATACAAGGACAATTTCATACGACTTACATTCATGAAAACTTCTTCATCCATAACATCATCATACTTTCTTATATCACTGAATTGGTAGGTAAAAAAAGATAACCAAAAACGTTTAACTTGTCACACACAGGCAGAGTCAAAAGGCCACACATTTTATTTTTGTCACAATCCATGAAGAAAAGATTAAAGAAACTAAAACATTGAAAAGTTAGAGAATCCTCTAACAGATCTACCTAAATTAATGCAGTTACTTCTATGTCACCTTAATTACAATTAAGGCTCATACCAAGAACATTAAACAGAGATACTGTCAAAAAGCACTGAAGAAATAAAATTCTGATAAATTAATCAA contains:
- the LOC140829295 gene encoding uncharacterized protein — protein: MEYSRDEAIRAKEIAEKKLLERDIKGAKKFALQAQSMYSELDGLSQFLEVIDIYDAFEEKVNGEMDCYRILGVDPFSEREVLKTQYKKMAFTIHPDKNKSVGAEGAFKILSQVWDVLSNEEKKSAYDLKMNLGAPSQWGNGLHNISVSPTSSSARCAVLDTNPLHLSTRPRTSTTSQQFSTIQQNPRSQTASFGSQCSSPPSHQSHPIAFTGACIPRRQNADWSQYYAAPCQHPNPRPGTSSHHTHPQLSLLNPNPVTHYQYASCSNLHSSPNYQNSSATTISPQYFPTPNPKHRNYTPARNTLSGSSHHSLTSETFWTACNMCRVQYQYHKNFLNQKLLCPQCRQPFLATEMPAPTVKGRSSCPWLFPHQQKGNFVASNGSIDIPAVKRENLNNIRIEPSGPTLNRRPEKDVTSSMGDRTLCKNVIDRENVEPSRDSNASSSGRREEKLNNRRHTDGLNCKCPRQVNSESKSRLKRTSENLKGSVGAGKAVSSGCDKPRRVRDLSQMEIRDMLMARAKSEILCKLNEWKIAESKSAPVKKPKIKNSMSILHEGLISDQKADQSIDRLLMNNVSHAQGSSALNNNDDVRANPVQTVSMTVPDADFYNFDQCRTEESFRGNQVWAAYDDDDGMPRYYAVVHQVISAKPFKLQISWLNSKTTSEFGSLDWIGSGFTKTIGYFRVGKYEFSTSLTSFSHPVKWRKGARGAIQVFPTKGDIWALYTNWSPDWDVLTADETVHKYDMVMILEDYIEHRGVVVVPLVKVAGFTSVFCQHLDQTEILTIPREEIFRFSHQVPHHTLNGKESENSPSGCYELDPAALPLELLKVVTEAEEAEAGKIARCPVKLTESAAERGSIGKDKPIITYSRKNKMRKVAGEVE